From the genome of Parasteatoda tepidariorum isolate YZ-2023 chromosome X1, CAS_Ptep_4.0, whole genome shotgun sequence, one region includes:
- the LOC122271800 gene encoding zinc finger MYM-type protein 1-like — protein sequence MDKKKPSGAFKRKQRQEREDSKQKLPKIGKFFSQPSASTSGQNISIDSDSNNVVTAVLVEKPTEEDSTIIAVGDTSAADHVNVDDVCMTHIRAEGLEEPQTSTFFENVYDKSSCDLGNFTNKILSDNEKRQILDMGPLQPSGPFPTDINQNNRCFSKSYYVSCSKYGPVNRFWLCYSKILDAAYCQPCWLFASQRNNVWCTGIRDWKHLSERIKQHSCSSGHSEACAVYEFWKKKKTNTIDKELENEIRKEASFWKMVLQRLFDIILTLAKSSLALRGHQEDLSQKGYHGNFLSFVELVARYDHILRQVLDMPKGSTRYLSATIQNEMIESLGTKLETHLLEQIRASPFFAIIMDTTQDISKVDQLSIVVRYAVITRSENGQPIDIEVKEVFLGFYAAIKHGAVDLVNQVTTLFIDKNIDLKKCVGQGYDGASVMSGVYNGVQKHIKDIQPNAEYVHCATHNLNLVINDAVSSCVEIQIFFATLQDLYNFFGNSIKRWDLLSKFTGESDTTLKKLNPTRWSSRVNTISAIKLRYFDIIKALSEIVLKSPNKDERSEAESIKTKMLNFEFVLLCEFMHSVLNDINYASKTLQKCDINLGEASKVLAETKAKLQIYRNDFELFKCKASETARKYGIDTHFQEKRQRKVKKHFDELAADHRFPNREKIFKIEIFNNVLDTVISQLDTRFIGMSAVCHIFDFLTPTFLLHVDEATLLQKCDEFQRKYSDIIGPSFSLQFINIYHLVLPQLTQAWTVHQLCKEIMSKYGVLECDLTEVFTAMLLFFTIPVTSAAAERSFSKLKIIKNYLRNNMGQTRLRHLSLIAIENKTASSLDLNEVIDTFAKTKARKKL from the exons atggaTAAAAAGAAACCCAGTGGTGCATTTAAACGCAAACAACGCCAAGAAAGAGAAGatagtaaacaaaaattgcCCAAAATTGGCAAGTTTTTTAGTCAGCCTTCTGCAAGTACATCTGgccaaaatatttctattgataGTGACTCAAATAACGTGGTAACTGCAGTGTTGGTTGAGAAGCCTACTGAAGAAGATTCGACAATTATTGCAGTTGGAGATACCTCCGCCGCCGATCATGTGAACGTGGATGATGTTTGCATGACACACATAAGAGCGGAGGGTTTGGAGGAACCACAGACCTCtacatttttcgaaaatgtgTACGACAAATCTTCTTGTGACTTGGGAAACTTCACAAACAAGATATTAAGTGATAACGAAAAACGTCAAATTCTTGATATGGGGCCTTTACAGCCTTCAGGACCTTTTCCAACAGACATCAACCAGAACAATAGGTGTTTTTCAAAATCGTACTACGTTTCGTGTTCTAAATATGGGCCAGTTAATCGTTTTTGGTTGTGTTATTCCAAAATACTAGACGCTGCCTATTGTCAACCCTGCTGGTTATTTGCTTCACAAAGGAATAATGTTTGGTGTACGGGAATTCGAGATTGGAAGCATTTATCAGAAAGAATTAAACAACACAGTTGTTCGAGTGGCCATTCGGAAGCATGTGCTGTGtatgaattttggaaaaaaaaaaagactaatacTATCGACAAGgaacttgaaaatgaaattcGCAAAGAAGCATCATTTTGGAAAATGGTTCTTCAAAGGTTATTCGATATCATACTTACCCTAGCAAAGAGTTCTTTGGCTTTGAGAGGACATCAAGAAGACTTAAGTCAGAAAGGATACCACGGAAATTTTCTGTCCTTTGTAGAGCTTGTCGCCCGATATGATCACATTTTGCGGCAAGTTTTGGATATGCCCaaag gaTCTACAAGATATCTGAGTGCaacaattcaaaatgaaatgattgAGAGCTTGGGGACCAAACTCGAAACCCATCTACTAGAACAAATTAGAGCGTCACCGTTTTTTGCCATCATAATGGATACGACACAGGACATATCGAAGGTAGATCAGCTAAGCATTGTTGTGAGGTATGCAGTAATAACCAGATCGGAAAATGGACAGCCAATTGATATAGAAGTAAAAGAAGTGTTTCTAGGCTTTTATGCAGCCATCAAACATGGCGCAGTAGATTTAGTCAACCAAGTGACAACATTATTTAtcgacaaaaatattgatttaaaaaaatgtgtgggGCAAGGCTATGATGGAGCCAGTGTGATGAGTGGTGTGTATAATGGTGTACAAAAACATATTAAGGATATCCAGCCTAACGCAGAGTACGTACATTGTGCcactcataatttaaatttggtgataAATGATGCCGTTAGCAGTTGTGTggaaatacagatttttttcgcAACGTTGCAAGATTTGTATAACTTTTTCGGAAACAGCATCAAACGTTGGGATCTACTGTCAAAATTCACTGGCGAATCGGACACCActctaaaaaaactaaatccgACTAGATGGTCCAGTAGGGTCAATACGATATCTGCAATAAAACTtcgttattttgatattatcaaAGCATTATCAGAAATAGTTCTAAAGAGTCCTAATAAAGATGAGCGTAGTGAAGCAGAgagtattaaaacaaaaatgctaaatttcgAGTTCGTGTTGCTTTGCGAATTCATGCACAGTGTATTGAACGACATCAATTATGCATccaaaactttacaaaaatgcGACATCAATTTGGGCGAGGCGAGTAAAGTTTTAGCAGAGACCAAAGCAAAGTTGcaaatttatagaaatgatTTCGAATTATTCAAGTGCAAAGCCAGTGAAACTGCAAGAAAATATGGTATTGAtacccattttcaagaaaaaaggcaaagaaaagttaaaaaacattttgatgaatTAGCTGCTGATCACCGATTTCCTAaccgagaaaaaatatttaaaattgagattttcaaTAATGTACTAGACACAGTAATATCTCAATTAGATACACGTTTTATTGGTATGAGTGCAGTCTGTCATATATTCGATTTTCTAACaccaacatttttattacatgttgATGAAGCAACTTTATTACAAAAGTGTGACGAAttccaaagaaaatattcagataTAATAGGCCCTAGTTTTTcacttcaatttattaatatttaccacCTAGTTTTACCTCAACTAACTCAAGCATGGACTGTTCACCAATTATGTAAGGAAATAATGAGCAAATATGGAGTGCTAGAATGCGACCTAACGGAAGTATTTACAGCAATGTTATTATTCTTTACAATTCCTGTCACTTCTGCAGCAGCTGAAAGGtcatttagcaaattaaaaataataaaaaattatttaagaaataatatgggCCAAACTCGACTCCGACATTTATCGTTAATagcaattgaaaacaaaaccGCATCAAGCCTGGATTTAAACGAAGTCATTGATACTTTTGCGAAAACTAAAGCtaggaaaaaattgtaa